AAGTGGTGCAGAGTGTTGGTGGCAGGTGTGGTGACACTGAGCCAAGTCAGTCTTGGTGTGGCCGACACGTTGTTAAAGTagctctggcctggctgctTTGCTCGGCTTGCTGCTGTTCTAAGTACAAACTGGCTCATCACTTATTCAGGTTGGGTAGCCAGAAGGATCAAAGTTCCTTTACACCTGTAGATGTTAAGAGTTGAGCTGACTAGCCAAGGGAATGGTATTGGAACTCTGGTAATCAccaacagatgaagaagacttcaTTCAGGAAGTAATTTCTAGTACCAtacccattttttttccaccttgtCCATAGTTGGCTTTTACTCCCTGCCCCAGAATTCTTTGTACGAGGATGATTAACATCTAACTGATGATTTGGTTTTCCAGTACACTCAGAAGAAGCACTGTTTTTACTGGCAACGTGTTACTACCGCTCAGGAAAGGCCTACAAAGCTTACAGGCTCCTAAAGGGACACAGCTGTACCACCCCACAGTGTAAATACCTGCTTGCAAAATGTTGTGTGGACCTCAGCAAGTAAGTAAATCCTTCGTGTTCTGTCCAGGGTTACAAATGGATTTATGTTTTTGCTTGGATTTCTCCCTGGGACATGTCATCTTGTATAAACTAAAAATTCATTGGTCTCTCAGCACAAAAGATTATAAGttcaatttattttgttttcacataTGATCTAATGAGCATTAACCCGTGTTACAAAAACCTCTAAAAGATGTTGAGTAACTTAGACAGGAATTGCCAAGCTGTGTAGAGAGAATGTGAGCTCATTTATACAGCTCTGCTTATTATTTTCTTGTGAGGATGGTCTGTGCTGATAGAAGCATACACCTACAAGTAAAATTTCAAGTGGTCTCAAGAAAAGGTGGTTTGTTTGTTCAGACCAGGTGTTTGGACTCTGATGCCTGAAAAATGCCTCCCACCCCAGCAGTTGTATAAAGTAATTTTGAAGCCTGACAGCCAGTGGCTCATTCTGtgtgagcagtgctgctcctgcaggtggAGAAGGTACAAACTGAGCCTTTGTTCTCCTTTTGAGCCCTTCTGGCAAGGAGGAAAGGCTCCAAAATCTCTGCCATATCCTGATACTGGCTCTTAACTCGGCCTTGCAGATTGTATTTCTTTGGGAAACAAAGCCAAATTAAGCACTGCTTTAGTTTAGGTGAAGCACCTTCAAAGATCTTGAAGATTATCTTGTCCTTTATCCTAGGATTGATCACTTTTGGAAAAGTCATGCCACTTTGTGcctctgggtttgttttgtttctcttccctCCCAGTAGAGCTGTTTGACTGCAGAGTCCTGAAGCTCCCTGTGGTAGAGGAATCCATTGGTTACTTAACCTTCATTTGCAGGAACTGGTTTTTGGTTTAAAACCTGTGAACACTGACAGTGGatttctgtttttgtttgcaGCAGGGTGAAAACACTGGACTTCCAGTACTGTGAGCCTTGTAACCCCTTTAAAcctcttgttttttaaaaaggcttGCAGAAGGAGAGCAGATCTTGTCTGGTGGAGTGTTGAATAAACAGAAAAGCCATGATGACATTGTTATGGAGTTTGGTGACTCTGCATGCTTTACACTCTCCTTACTGGGACATGTCTACTGGTAAGgttgctttttcattttgtccAGTAAAGTTGGAAGGTTTTTACTTGACCAAGCCCAGGTTTAGCCAAACATATCCTTGGTCATTACAGGAGACGCTTCTCTCTGGGTTACACCATTATTCCGGCAGATAGTTGTGGACTCAGTCTGATTTGGAAATGCAAGAATGGTTTAGTTTTCACCCAGAGATTGAAAACACAAATTCCTCTTTCCCAGGTGGATAAGAATGCAGTCCAAGAGTCTGATTAAAATATTAACCATCAATACTTAAGATGGCTGGAAGGCTGGCAATCAGGTTACTGTTGGCAAAAAAGAAGCAAGCTGTTGCAAAGAACTGCATCTTCCTAGAAATGAAAATTCTCAAGCTATTGTAGTGCTTATGTAACTTTTTTTGACAACTGTGTCTAAATATGTTAAGTAACTTCAAAAGAACGAAATTTTTCTCAGGcttgaaaaatgagaaatgtttcTATGCCTCTCAAcgtgtttttgtttttcaactcCTCTTCTGGAAAAGTCTCTTGAACAAAAGTACTGTTCTGAAGTTTCCCTGTGAACTGTTTCTTTTTGCAGCAAGACAGACCGGCTTGCCAAAGGATCAGAATGTTACCAAAAGAGCCTTAGTTTAAATCCTTTCCTCTGGTCCCCTTTTGAATCACTATGTGAAATAGGTgagtctgcagagctgttttacTCACATAATTCATTGGAGAGATTTTTGTGAGCAACAATTAACTTAAAAATACTTTGCCATTGTTTAAAATTtgtcttattttcttctgttcttattatttatacatttttagaTCTAACAATCCAAATGTGCTTTCCAGCCTACATTTAGTAGACACTTAGAAACTGTTTCTGAGAATAGCTTGAAcaaacaataaattaaaattattaaagatATTGATTGTCCATGGTTTTGTAGGTGAAGAATGGAAGAACACTTCCATTTTAGTCCAAAGGGCTCAGAGTGACCTGGTCTAGTGAAGGGTGTCCCTGCTTATTGCAGAGGGCTGGAGTGAGATGTTcgttaaggtcccttccaacacatcCCAAATGTTCTATGATTctaggaaatgttttaaaacactTCCCAAATCCTCTGTCCCTTGTTCTTGATTCAGACTGAATATTCAGTGTATAGACTCAGGAATAACTATTTAATCTCCTTCCACTGTTACAGGTGAAAAGCCAGACCCTGACCAAACATTTAAATTAACATCCTTACAGAACTTCAGCAGCTGTCTGCCCAACACTTGCACAACGTTGGTGTCTAATCATAACATATCCCACAGACAGCCTGAGAGTGTCCTCATGGAGACACCCCAGGACACAATTGTGAGTTTTGCTCGAATCATTGTAAAATCGTTTGCTAAAATCGGTTCTTTTTTCCAGCTTAACTGAAAAGTGTTAATTAAACTATACCCTAAGTACCTAAGAGCTGCCTTTTATTCTTCAGGAGTTGAACAGAATCAACCTAGAATCCTCCAATTCAAAGTATTCCTCCTTGAATTCGGATTCTTCCATGTCTTACATTGACTCGGCCGTGATTTCCTCGGATTCTGTCCCTCTGGGGTCAGGAACTGCCATATTGTCCAAACAGGctcaaaataaaccaaaaactGGACGGAGTTTGCTGGGGGGACCTGCAACTTTGAGCCCACTAACTCCAAGGTAAGTCCTTGGGATGGCcaagctgtgcccagggctgagcCGCTGCGGGTGTTTGGAGCAGGAGGGCTGGTGCTGCACAGCACTCTGACACATGTGGTGGTGGAGTTTGTGAACACTGCTCTACAGGGAAACCCAGAcagcttcagcagctgctcttgctCCTACTGTTGATCTCTTCTGGTTTTTAAACAAGCAGTTATTTGGAGAGGAATGGCTGATTGACAATATTGCTTATTGTCATGTTCtcacttgaaaaaaatctctgaaggAATATGCAACTGCTCTGGAATAAATTTCATTATGAAAGGCTGCTGTAAAGAGCTTTTCTTGAAGTACAACTCCTGATgatcctgtgggtcccttccagctcaggatattccatgaccTGGCTCTCTGTTTTAACCCCTGCATCAGACCAGCTCTCCAGGCCTAACATTCAGACACTGACCCTTCCTCTCTGATTTGTTCTCAGCTTTGGAATTTTGCCACTAGAAACCCCGAGCCCTGGAGATGGATCCTATTTACAGAACTACACCAATTCCTCCTCTGTAATTGATGTGCCATCCACTGGAGCACCTTCAAAGAAGGTACCTTGTGTTCTGGagctcagctgctcttctgAGAGCCTGACGCTGCAGTGCACTTTAAAGAAGAATCCataatacagagaaaaaaacgTGAGCTAAGTTTTCCGCCCCAGATGCCCAGGCTGTAGTTGCTGGACTAACCGAGGGAAGATCTGTGTTCTGTCCACCTCCCATCACAGACAGTTTGTGCAAGCAGTGGAGCTTCCAAACAACAGCAGATTCAAACATTTCAGTTTGCAGGGTAGAGTGTGAAGACTTGGActtcttgttttatttatttaatgtattttctgaAGCCCCAAGAGAGCTGAAGCTACTGATCTTTCGCAAGTAGTTTTTGAATTGTAGTTTACAGACCAGAGTAATAAAAATCCTGCTGCTGGTTTGTGAAGGACTGAGAGAATGGTGCTGTTTTACTCAGCAAAGGCTTGGGTAGGGGAAACTAAAAATTGTCCGTTTTACTCAGGAAGAAACTGCTGTAGTTACCATAGTGATAAATGAGAGGTGGAATGTTGGTGACAGTTGAAGAACTATTTGTTCCtttctaaaaacaaaaacctgaggatttttccctgtatttttaGTAAATCTACAAGTTGCATGAGGGATGTTGGTGTTTTGTAGGGGGCAGTATTTTGAAGTAGTGTTGGATCCCTCAAAAAGTAGAACTTGAGCTGCCGCGTTTGCTCTGGACAAATCTTGATGCTCCCCTTGCAAATTCTGAAAGGGAAAGGTGGGAACTGTACTAAAGTGGTCAGTTAGGAATGTGCTTTGCTTGGCTGATCCAATTCCCATCCTGTACTTGCTCAGGACCTATTGAAAACAATGGCTTGTGGTGGACTCTGCACATACAGGAAGGTAAATTTCCATGAAtctgaaaatggaaatgaagttAGTAAGGTGCAGCTCTTCTGAGAGCTGAAAAGCTTTGGGAAATCAAGTGggatttgctgctgttttgttgCTTTGCTGAGTGTGACACAACAGCACTGAGGTGTAAATTTCACTACTCCACACTTAATCCCTGCTGAGATGGAGCTGTGCCACTaccaaaacacaaatatttaatacattttaataaaCAAATTCTGGTTCATGCTTTGTCCAGTGCAAATAGTGACTGTGCCAGTTCCACTTTGCTCTTCCAGTTCTGTGTCAGACAAGGTTTGgtggagctgtggctgaacaGAGGCAGTTTCCTAGGCAACACTTACATAAGTGAATGGAGCACTAGGATGAATCCAAAGGCTTCCTGTCTGAGTGGGCAAGTTTCCTTGCTGGCCACCTGAACCATCCTCTGGTAACAGAAtctgggaaaggaagggaaggacgGAGCTTTAAAGGTTGGATAATGCACAAAATGGCATTGCTTGTGCTGGTGTTGATCCACTTGTCCCTTTCCAGTGTCTCTTCCAAACTGCCGTCACTGAGTTGAACGTTGGTGTCCCTGGAGTGGGCAGGAAGATAATtttttgaagctttttttaaaaagataggAAGAGGAGGATCAGTTCTGAAAACAGTCTGCGGTGCTGTGCAGTTTGTGAATGGTTTCTGAAAGAGATTGTAATAGGATAATTTAagaatctttttctttctctctctctctatacatatatatttacaactttctgcaggaaaaagcCTTTAAATACAATGTCTTTTAATTCCCTTTTGTTCTTGCACAAGCACTTTAACATATATCTCTTCTTGCCACTAGATGGAGATTCCATATCTTCAAATAATGTGCATAAGCTTTGTAGACTTGGTGTTGttaagaggaagaaggagaaacaCTTTTGATGGCTTCCCCTTGGCATGGGGGAACCTTCACCTTCATTAAAACAATTGTGTTTCTCCTTGTGCAGTGTTTGGTGGGTGGAGTGGGCTGGGTTTGGTGCAGCAGAGATGGAAACTCCTGAGTGACTTAATAACAAACCTGTAGAAACTCTGTGTTGTGCAGACTGTCAGCAGGATCAGCCAGGCTGGAACAAAATCTGTCTTCTCCCAGAGTGGGAATAGCCGGGAAGTCACTCCAATTCTTGTTGCACAAACACAGAGCTCTGGTCCACAGACAAGGTAAAAAAATTATAGTTCTGGagcatttttgtttaaaacaaagctAAAAGCTATTACTACTAAAAGTGGAGCAAAGAAGCTTGCTTTCCAATGTGTAACtcttaaatttctgttttcagtacAACACCTCAGGTATTGAGCCCAACCATTGCTGCTCCACCCAACGCGCTGCCTCGACGAAGCTCTCGCCTATTCACCAGTGATAGTTCTACAACCAAGGTACAAACCTCCCAGAGCTGCAAATCCCTGCCTTTACCCATGCCACTGTGCCAATTGCTATTTTCCACATATTCGTAGCAGTTTCAGCAGTTTAAGAGCAGatcctgcagtgagcagggcgTGGCTGGGCATGGTTGCTACACATGGTTTTACACAATTCACTCTCAAGTTTAgatttctgaatttaaaatactctttttatATGTAACTCTCACTTTTCTTATTCACaggaaaatagcaaaaaattaaaaatgaagtttcCACCTAAGattccaaacagaaaaacaaaaagtaaaacaaataagGGAGGAATAACTCAACCAAACTTAAATGACAGTTTGGAAATTACCAAACTGGACTCTTCCATCATTTCAGAAGGGAAAATTTCCGCTGTTGCACCACAAATCCAAGCTTTCACACTacagaaggcagcagcaggtctGTTTGAGCACTGTTGGACTGTAATAGAGTAAAATCTGATCTATCTGGGTTTTAATGTTGCTTCAgtatttccttctttcccatttCATTTAGCCTGCAGCTCTCACCTTTGTATAATAgataaaaactgatttaattcAGCATCTTCTTGTTAACTTAGAAACATGTGAAGAAATATTGAGAGTGGTAATTATCAGCAGATACATCTTGCAAGCTCTGGTCCTTATTAATGATTAAAGTATTTTCAAAGTATTGATATATCAagtattataaattattatgcAATGTATTAATTATGATAATAGAACAAGTAATGTTATTATAAGCGTTATGTTGTTATAAAGTATAActtgaaaattttaaagtatGTCATTTATGACAGTATTATTTTCCTTGGAAACTGATTCAAAGGAGTTACTCATAACCCAGTCATCTCCCCTCAAACAGGAGCTTTATGTAGTCTGTTCTCCCTTGATATTTCccatttgtttaaaaacaagtaTTTATTCAGACAAAATGCTGAATTCCCCTCTTTTGGCTCAGTAATGTTTCCAGGCAGCAAGAGGATGTATCCATGGCTACCAGGCTTGTGGAAACAGCTCAGACCTAGAGAAATGTTtgaagagctgctggaaatgCAGAACTCCACTTGTCCTGAGCCCCAGAGTTTAAGGACTCATTATTTTTTGGCTTACCTTACAGAGGCCGATATTCAGAATATCATGCTCATGTTAATTAAGTGTATCATGTTAAGAGTGTATAAACTTTGTTTGGAAACTCCTGAAAGGTTTCCATAGGTGAATTCAGGAGCAGTTCACAAGGGAGAGCTTTTGGGATTAGCACTTCCAAGTAAATAAATCTCAGctgtcttttttcccttttgttccccacttttatttattgtgtttttctCCTAGAAGGTTTGATGAGCCTTCTCCGGGACATGGGGAAAGGTTATTTAGCCTTGTGCTCGTACAACTGCAAAGAAGCCATCAATATTTTGAGCCATTTGCCATCCCACCACTACAACACAGGCTGGGTGCTGTGCCAAATTGGGAGAGCTTACTTTGAGCTGGCAGAATACATGCAGGTAGGACCTGGGGCCAggccttcctctttcttctctctttgctTTGGCAGTTTTACACAAAACCTTCAGATCTCTTGAAAAATCTATGAGAAGTCTGCAGTTGGGGTAAATGGGTAAATATAAAAGTTACACCTGGAATGGATTTAGATCTTGAATCTGGTTCATTAGAGCTTTTTAATTGAGCTTTTCtcaaacttttttcttcatgttattTCCTCTTGTATCCAACTGTTGGGGTCTCCTCCTTGTGTGTCCTGTCTCTGCCTCCTGCTGTGCTGATGGAATTATTTGCACTGCACTGTTTTAGAATAGATCACTCAATAGTTTGAGCTCTAAACCAAAAACCTTCTCTCCATTGGAGTTAATTCTGGTCACATCAGTGACCCAGTTTCCCTTCCAGCCTCACAAATGAAGCATTGGCACAGCTGAGGTCCTGCCAAACTGCTCCAGAATCAGAAGTGAGCAGTTAAGGGTAATCCCACAGTTTGCCTCTCCTTGGCACTGTTGTCCTGATGTGCCCGTTTGCtaagtttttaaaatactccTTGGCAGAATGTGTGCAGGAGACAAAGGAGTTTTGAGCTGTGCACAAGATTGTTTTGAGATGGAACATGCTGGGTGCTTTCACAGATTATTTAGAAAGGTGAGGGTACAGATTTTaatcacagaattccaggatggtttgggttgaaagagaccttaaagctcacccattcccaccccttccatggcagggacacctcctactgtcccaggctgctccagccccaatgtccagcctggccttgggcactgccagggatccagggacagccccagctgctctgggcaccctgtgccagggcctgcccaccctgccaggaacaattcctgcccaatatcccatctaaccctgccctctggcagtgtaAAACCACTGCCCCTTATCCTGGCACTCTTTGTTGGGATGGTTCACAATCATAACAGGCCTATGAAAGTCTGTTGCACTCTTTCTGATTTTGTGGAGGATGTTTTTGCCTTGCTCAAGCATGGATAGAAACAGGAATGCAGCTGAGTCagcaggagggagagctggCTGCATTCCTGCTGGCATAAGTATCCTGGGATACAGTCACTTCCTTCCCTTGAAAGGAAAGTTCCAGGacctgcagctctgtggaacaCTTAAAAAGCAAAGAGGATGCTCAGGCTGGACATGAAGCTTTGGACCTTGGCCTCTGTGCTCTGCCTTAGTGggtggaattttattttaagtttcatttctgttctcaggctgaaagaatattttcagaagtgaGGAGGATTGAAAACTACAGAGTAGAAGGCATGGAAATCTATTCAACCACACTCTGGCACCTGCAGAAAGATGTTGCCCTTTCAGTTCTTTCTAAGGATTTGACAGACATGGATAAAAACTCACCAGAGGTATAAAATGCTGTGGGCTTGAATGAGAAGAGGGGAGCTGTACATGGTAAAATCAATGATTCAGAACAGAGCTTTGAGCTCTAATCCAGTGTACTCTCCAGTGGGAATACACCTGAACATGGCAAAACTGGAGAGGGAGGTGGCAGGGTTGTCTGTTGAACTGCTGATGCCTGAAATGGCTCCTTAAACTTTGAATATCAACTTAATGTGGAACAAGTTGAAACCTTTTATCTGTTAATGGTTATTTAAATTTGCCTTGGCATGATTCAGCCAGGAAGATCATAGGTTAGTCAgtcacttctgctgctgccagtgtgCAGGGATAAGGAATATCTTTTTCCTGTACCTTTTAATTGCTGTAGTTAATTCACTGgcacttaaaatatttgttctagAATTTATTTGCAGACATGATGTTGCACATTTTAGTACCAAAGTCCATTAATCTGCAGGGTGTGTGGTAATGTAGTCACGATGTGCCAAAACCCAGAAATCTTTCAATGAATGccacagtaaaaataaaagatgtgaATTGATAAATGTGCTCTTAAGAATTGAGAAAACTATAGAGGATATTGGAAATCTTTTTGGTGGAGGAGGAAATCCAATTCATATTGTCCTGTTAGTTTGTCTAAGAGTGGAAGACTCAAACCCAGTGAAGCAGTTGGTGTTTGTAGTAAGATTAGTCAGGATAAAGGGAAATGCAGATTCTAATCCAAGGAGTGGAAAATAGTTATGTGCTTTGACAGTGATGCTAAAAATTTGGGGAAGTGAGGAACCCTGGGCTGTGGTATTTACAGTCGTGGTGGGTgctgagcagcagggaaagaggaggTTGTTGCTAAAATTCTTCCTCTATAGATTTCCAGATTTGTCAGAGGGAGCTGAAGAAATAAAGTACCATCCCCACCTTTGTCATTCTTAAATATCaaagatgttttatttctggCCTTTTCAACAGCTTCAAAAGCTTTAGTCATAAGTCATAAGAGGATCTAATTGGTGCAGACTTGTTGGGTGTGCATGGATTCTCCATTTCTATATTTCAGCTTgcttatttgtttatttattttggaaggTGTATTTAGCCCTGCTTGCCTCACAGGAATGAGCCCCAACTAACTGTTGATTTATTCCTGTTTTTACTTTTGAATCTAGGAGTAAGTTATTTATAGTTATCTAAAGCAATACAGCTAAATGTGTTCAGATCAAACTTAGTCAAACTCAGAGCTGTAAAAAGGggttctgctcctgccctgctgttgTTCCAGGCCTGGTGTGCTGCAGGAAACTGCTTCAGCTTGCAAAGGGAGCACGACATTGCCATCAAGTTCTTCCAGAGGGCCATCCAGGTGGATCCAAACTATGCCTATGCCTACACCCTGCTGGGCCACGAGTTTGTGTTGACAGAAGAACTGGACAAAGCTTTGGCCTGTTTTAGAAACGCCATCAGAGTCAATTCCCGGCACTACAATGCCTGGTAAGTttggctctgtcccctgctgcTCCATGTGGTGCAAAATTCCTTCTGGAGGAACATCTCCTGGATGCTGCCACTGCTATAATTTCATGAAGTCACAGTTTGtgtggaagggaccttacagcccatccagccccaccccctgccatgggcagggacacattccaccaccccaggttgctccaagccctgtccagcctggccagggacacttgcagggatgggacagccaccaTCTACCTACCCCTCTTCCATCCTAGAAGAGAGCAAAGCCATTCCTGCAGAAGATGGGGTGGCTACTTTCACAAGGAAGgcaaaaaaatggaatattttttttgttttcatggatTGTTTAGGCTGTATTAACCCAGCTATTTTGTTCTGCTGGGCAGCATTCTTTGTGCATTATGTTTCCTTAGTTGCAGCTGCAGAGATGAGATCTCAGCTTCTTCATACCTTAAAACACACTTAGTTTCTTACAGCTTTCTAATATATAAAGCAGTAGAAGTTAGATCTGTGAGTGTGAGTCACTCAGTGTTAAtaacttttgtgtgctttttATTTAGCAGTTACTTAGCCAGTCTTCCTGAGTATCACACGTCAGTCCTTCAGCTACCCAATggataaagaaaagaaagaactttTAGACAGATTCGTCCCCCAGGAAATCCCTTCCCACCCTAGATGGGGTTGGCAAAGCTTCAAACCATTCCTTCCATGTCACGCTCACTGACAGAAAGTAATTTGGTTAAAATCCAGTGCTGCTTAGCAGAATTGTTTCTCTGCTGCAGGTACGGGTTGGGAATGATTTATTACAAACAGGAGAAATTCAGTCTGGCAGAAATGCATTTCCAGAAAGCACTTGATATCAACCCTCAGAGCTCAGTCCTGCTGTGTCACATCGGAGTAGTAAGTACACACACTTAACTTgggtggggagaaggggctgGTGTGGAGAGGAGGTGAGGAGGATTCCTCTTCCTGTGAAGAAGCTTGTTCAGACTTGGTCTAGAATTGCCAAATCCTTTTCTAAAGGAGCAGATTGTAAGTAAACACAGTCTAAAGGGTTTGTCCTTGCCCAGCAgatgagcttttatttttccctttttggaaTTGTTCTCTCTTTGTCTGCCAGGTCCAACATGCACTGAAAAAATCTGAGAAGGCTTTGGACACTTTGAACAAAGCGATCAACATTGACCCCAAGAACCCACTATGCAAATTCCATAGAGCCTCGGTGTTATTTGCAAATGAGAAGTACAAGGTCAGTCTTGGTGCTTGTGGCAGCCTTGACATTCCTGTAGCTGGGAGTGGGGATGCCTCGGGAGCTGAATGTTTTCAGGTCACCCTGGGAAGCACCAGGGCTTGCAGGAAGAGCCTGGGACATGGGCAGCATTTGCTTTGGCAAGTGCCACCGTCACCAGGGTGGTGTGTTAAGTGTTTTGATTGTAATAAAATCTGGGGCCAAAAGgtgttgcttttaaaattattattttagtcTGACCCACTATCATGAGTTTATATTAAATTACTAAAAAAACTCAGCCAAGTGCCCCATATCCAATTACAGCAATGAGAGCCAGCTGTTTCCAAGGTTGTATTGTGGAGTGAAAAGTCAGAAGTGAAGCAGTTTTGGGCTGATCCCCTTCTGATCTGACCCCTGTTTAGAATAAGAGAAGATCTTCCCACAGTGTTTATCCAGAGGCTTTTCCTCTGGCCAGTGTTTTTTGGCTCCAGAGGACAAGCCAAGGCTGTTTTGAAACTTGCCTCAGAAATGTGTGTGCACACTGAGAGGGAAAATTTTacttaaaagttttttttatttcaaactgcagactaaatatttttcagttgaACTTCTTAATGATGCCAGGTGACTGTCACTGCAGAGTAAACAGCTCCAGCATCAAGAACTAGTTTAAAAGTAAAGTAGAAGTTTCACTAAAAGTGTTTGGTTTCAAATGCCTAATATAAACACTCTTTCCAACCTTTCAGTCGGCTTTACAAGAACTTGAAGAACTGAAACAGATTGTTCCCAAAGAGTCTCTTGTTTACTTTTTAATAGGAAAGGTAGGTAAAACTTCATTGTGATCATAAGTTCTTTGGCTTCCTTGGCTGCTTAATGAGAAAATTTGATGCCTGTCACCAAGACGCTTCCACTTGGAGCAGTATTGTAAAAATTCCCAAAGCTTTAAATAAGGCTTAGTGCTCACAGCTGTATTATGTGCCAGCTTTTAAATGGAAAGGACAGTTAAAGAGCTGGGGATGATGGTCCATCCCTCAGCAGAGCTGGTTATTTGCACataaaactattaaaatacTGAATCGCATTCTCAAGCATTGTGTCAGAAATACTGAATAAGCAGCTACATTCCAGCCTTTCTTGTGTGAAATGCCAGAGAAGTGATCTGATGACAGAAATCCTTCCCACCACCTCCTCTGCTGATGAGCTTTAAATAACTTCTGCAACTTTCTGCTGGGGGGTGTCTGGTCACTTGGAAGCATCAAGACACTTCCCTCTACCACAGTGCAGGAGAGCTCTCTATCAGCgagatttctttattttgtttaaactggagagagagaaaaggattCGTGCTGAAATGTGTTATTTGTCCAGGAGTAGCTGGACCTCTGAACTGACATGAGTGGGTAGGTCTTGACAAACTGAAGTATTTTCACTGTTCAAATGCTCCACACAGATCAGTAACTTCCTCATCTGCTCTTAATGATAAAGAATCTCTTAGCTGctggtttaattttttatttttaaataggaaCATTTGCTCTTTCTACACAAATTTATTTCCCTTGGGGCTCacataataaatttttttatcCCCCCTCTGTTGCTTTCCCTAAAGCATCACTGAACGGTGACTTGGAACATTCCTTGCCCAAACCTTTTCAAGTAGCAGCTTCATGTAAATAtagccttttctgcttttttaggTTTATAAAAAGCTGGGTCAGACACATCTGGCCCTAATGAATTTCTCCTGGGCAATGGACCTGGATCCCAAAGGAGCCAACAACCAGATCAAGGAGGCCATTGACAAGCGTTACCTGCCCGACGATGAGGAGCCCATCACGCGCGAGGAGCAGATCAGTGAATGTTACCCCTACGAGTCAGGTCTGTGCTCCGGGCactcagctggggcagcagtgCTAGCTTTAAGAAGTGAAA
This sequence is a window from Poecile atricapillus isolate bPoeAtr1 chromosome 27, bPoeAtr1.hap1, whole genome shotgun sequence. Protein-coding genes within it:
- the CDC27 gene encoding cell division cycle protein 27 homolog isoform X5, which gives rise to MEFGDSACFTLSLLGHVYCKTDRLAKGSECYQKSLSLNPFLWSPFESLCEIGEKPDPDQTFKLTSLQNFSSCLPNTCTTLVSNHNISHRQPESVLMETPQDTIELNRINLESSNSKYSSLNSDSSMSYIDSAVISSDSVPLGSGTAILSKQAQNKPKTGRSLLGGPATLSPLTPSFGILPLETPSPGDGSYLQNYTNSSSVIDVPSTGAPSKKKLCVVQTVSRISQAGTKSVFSQSGNSREVTPILVAQTQSSGPQTSTTPQVLSPTIAAPPNALPRRSSRLFTSDSSTTKENSKKLKMKFPPKIPNRKTKSKTNKGGITQPNLNDSLEITKLDSSIISEGKISAVAPQIQAFTLQKAAAEGLMSLLRDMGKGYLALCSYNCKEAINILSHLPSHHYNTGWVLCQIGRAYFELAEYMQAERIFSEVRRIENYRVEGMEIYSTTLWHLQKDVALSVLSKDLTDMDKNSPEAWCAAGNCFSLQREHDIAIKFFQRAIQVDPNYAYAYTLLGHEFVLTEELDKALACFRNAIRVNSRHYNAWYGLGMIYYKQEKFSLAEMHFQKALDINPQSSVLLCHIGVVQHALKKSEKALDTLNKAINIDPKNPLCKFHRASVLFANEKYKSALQELEELKQIVPKESLVYFLIGKVYKKLGQTHLALMNFSWAMDLDPKGANNQIKEAIDKRYLPDDEEPITREEQISECYPYESVGTDESQESSMTDADDTQLHAVESDEF